CTGGCCAGTCATGGTCCGGCATGGCTGGCATGTCTGCCTTGTTCGTCGGGATGACCCTGCGGGTCAGAGCATCTGAGCCTGGGGAGCGCGTTATGCCAGTAGCGACGTCTTAACGCCCGGGCATAAACCACATGGAGTCCGTCTGGGCCAGACTCGACCCTTACGCTCCCATGTTCTGGCGAAGACCAGACCCGGGCTCCTTGTTCGCACCAGCGGGCGATCACCTTGGGGTGGGGGTGGCCAAACTGATTGTGACGACCTGCCTGCGCAATCGCATGCGCAGGCGCCAGCGCCTTGACCCAGGCTGGTACAGAACTGGATATCGAGCCATGGTGGGCCATCAGCACCACATCAACTGGCAACCAGTCTACCGGTGTGCGGGACAGCGCTGGATCGGCAATCGCTACGGATGAGGGCTCTAAGAGAGGACGTGCCACGAACGAGCCATTGATCTGTCTTGCCTCGGTGTCTGGCCGGGTCCTGCTCTTTGACTGAGCCTTTGATCGGCGCTTCGACTCTTTCTTCGATCCCTTGTTTGCTCCCTTGTTTGCTCCCTTGTTTGCTCCCTTGTTTGCTCCCTTGTTTGCTCCCTTGTTCAATCCAGTCGCAGACGCCCGCCTCGACCGAGCATGGCTACTGCTTTCCGGTTGCCGGTCTGAACGCGAACTCGTACGTTCTTCTGATGGTAGTGCTGATGGCTGCTCTGACGGCAACCCCGCCAGTTCCTGTTCCTGCCTGAACTTCTGCTTTACGCGTCGTCTGGAACGCTTCGCCGGTCGATTCCTTTGAGATCTCTTGCTTGACGTGCCTGACGCTTTCGCGTCGGAGTCGACGCCCAGTCCCAGAATGGAGCGCTCGACCTGCCCATCAATGTCGCCAGGAAGCAATGCCCGGTGCCAGACCCCTTTGACCAGCAAGACACAACTGCAGCGGTTGCGCTCCAGCCCCTCAAGCATCGAGCTTGAGCAGTTGCCGGTGGGCGCTACAAAGCTGAATTCGACCCCATCGTACTCCCAGCGCTGGCCTGCCTGACATGCGACATACGATCTTGGAGCCAGCCCGGAGCCTCGCAACTGCCCGACCTGCCGGGACTGCAGCAAGGTGTCCAGGCCGCCCACATGATCCAGATCAGGATGCGAGATGACCACATCATCAATGAAGCGAACGCCCAATGCCTTCAGTTCTGGCAAAACCATTCTCCTGACGGCATCACTATGACCATGACGCCAACCGGTATCGAACAAGACAGTGTGGTTGCTGGTCTGAACCAGAAGGGCACTGCCCTGCCCTACATCAAATGCGTGCAGCCTCCAGCCCCCGGCAACCGGTCCGTCTGGTGTCCATGCCAACTGCGGCAGCATCAATGCCCAGGCAAGCCAGCGTCCCCTGAAGGGCGGCGCCGTCAATGCAATCAGTACGCCTGCGAGACTCAGTGCCACCAGCCAGCCAGGCGCTCTGGCCACTTCCATAACCGCCCCTGGCCACTGTGCCAGCCACTGGGTTGGTGCCAAGGCCACCCACGCCAACCCATGCACCGGCAAGGCCAGCGCCAGCAGTAACGGTTGAGGCAGTCCAAGCCCGGCCAGCATTGCCAGCATGAGTGCAGCCGGTGTGAGCGCAAGACTGACCCAGGGAACCGCCCAGAGATTGGCAGGCAGGCTGACCAGACTGATGCCGTTGAACTGGGCAGCCACCCAGGGTAGCGTGGCCAGCGTGACAATCAATTGCAGACCCAGAGCGGTTCTGAAATACGACCAGTAGCGCCATTGTTTCATCGCCAGCCAGGCTGTGTTCACATGGCCTGACAGGCGCTCACGCCAGTCCGCCTGCCAACCCGCAACCTGACCAGCGTGACCCTGATAATCACGAGACTGCCCAGCGTCGTACAGTTCACCGCCACGGAGAGCCGTCGCCGCAGCCACAGCGTCAGCCTGACTCCTGGTGAAGATCATCAAAGTCGCCACAGCAGAAAATGAAAGCCAGAGTCCGCCAGTCAACACCGACCACGGATCGATGGCTGTCAGAATCACCAGTGCCAGCGCAAGCCCATCGCGCGCTGACAAGCGCCAGCGGGCGACCACGGCCAGCCCCGCGCAGGCCAGCATATAAAAGGTCCGCTGCGCCGGGATACCCCACCCTGCGAACAAGCAATAGATCAATGCACTCAGGGTACCGGCAATGGCAAACACTACACGCAATGCAATGCTGCTTGAGGGGCACTGAACCCATCCATGACCTGCTAATCTGGTCCGCCAGCAAACTTTTCTGGTCGCCATGCAGGTCAGCAACCCCACAAGCGAAGCCAATAGCGACACGTGTGTACCACTGATGGCGACCAGATGCGACATACCCGTGCGCGAGAACCAGTCCCACTGCGCAGGGGTGATGCCCTGTTGATCGCCGATCGACAAGGCAACCAGCACCCCTGCAAACTCACCGCCGGACATGGCTAGCATCATGCGATTTGCAATCCGCTGACGCCATCGCGCCAGTTGCACCTGAAGGCTGAACTCCTCGCTATCTCCGAGATAACTTGCTTGACCACGAACCTGCGCCATGACGCGTACGCCTTGTTGCAGCATGCGAGCTTCCGAATCCAGACCCGACTCGTTCAATGGTCCATGTGGCATCCGAAGCCGCAAACGGGCCTGCCATCGCTGCCCGGGCACAATGATGAGACCGCAGTCACGGACACATGCGCCGGGCCAGTTCAGCATGACCCCTTGCAGAGCGCCTTCAGGAATCGCTTCAGCAGAAAACTGATGTTTTGTGGTCGGGTCAGACTCTTTTTCCAGAATCCTGATCGCCACCCGTACCGAGGTGCCCATGGCAGAACCTGACTGCACGG
This sequence is a window from Orrella marina. Protein-coding genes within it:
- a CDS encoding ComEC/Rec2 family competence protein, encoding MRFDWLALAWLAGLTLAQRQAVLLSKSILMMLGTTALLIASLGVWHLSKSGANRLRSERNQTSQWGSVGLWIDHQCVNVLAVVFLLMTAAVLGFVWASGAAHFRMQSRFPAELENTEHLLRFEVTGLPVQSGSAMGTSVRVAIRILEKESDPTTKHQFSAEAIPEGALQGVMLNWPGACVRDCGLIIVPGQRWQARLRLRMPHGPLNESGLDSEARMLQQGVRVMAQVRGQASYLGDSEEFSLQVQLARWRQRIANRMMLAMSGGEFAGVLVALSIGDQQGITPAQWDWFSRTGMSHLVAISGTHVSLLASLVGLLTCMATRKVCWRTRLAGHGWVQCPSSSIALRVVFAIAGTLSALIYCLFAGWGIPAQRTFYMLACAGLAVVARWRLSARDGLALALVILTAIDPWSVLTGGLWLSFSAVATLMIFTRSQADAVAAATALRGGELYDAGQSRDYQGHAGQVAGWQADWRERLSGHVNTAWLAMKQWRYWSYFRTALGLQLIVTLATLPWVAAQFNGISLVSLPANLWAVPWVSLALTPAALMLAMLAGLGLPQPLLLALALPVHGLAWVALAPTQWLAQWPGAVMEVARAPGWLVALSLAGVLIALTAPPFRGRWLAWALMLPQLAWTPDGPVAGGWRLHAFDVGQGSALLVQTSNHTVLFDTGWRHGHSDAVRRMVLPELKALGVRFIDDVVISHPDLDHVGGLDTLLQSRQVGQLRGSGLAPRSYVACQAGQRWEYDGVEFSFVAPTGNCSSSMLEGLERNRCSCVLLVKGVWHRALLPGDIDGQVERSILGLGVDSDAKASGTSSKRSQRNRPAKRSRRRVKQKFRQEQELAGLPSEQPSALPSEERTSSRSDRQPESSSHARSRRASATGLNKGANKGANKGANKGANKGANKGSKKESKRRSKAQSKSRTRPDTEARQINGSFVARPLLEPSSVAIADPALSRTPVDWLPVDVVLMAHHGSISSSVPAWVKALAPAHAIAQAGRHNQFGHPHPKVIARWCEQGARVWSSPEHGSVRVESGPDGLHVVYARALRRRYWHNALPRLRCSDPQGHPDEQGRHASHAGP